A stretch of the Vigna radiata var. radiata cultivar VC1973A chromosome 9, Vradiata_ver6, whole genome shotgun sequence genome encodes the following:
- the LOC111242486 gene encoding uncharacterized protein LOC111242486 codes for MAVKRGAEMQRDQQYVHHTPLSASRVRVLEEALRANLLSVARSPTPRGVDESKHCRYHQNMGHSTEDCVTLKDKLKSLVQAGHLREFVQRMNSRPSGRQGGQGNRQPAVRREPLTTERQEDDESRERPLRGVINTISGGFAGGGPSSAARKRNLRNFHSVNGVGVARRTMPTIIVSRPGSSANILYWKTFQQMDIPDGSIMPFSEQILGFAGERVDTRGYVDLKVCLGTDVGAKELKVRFLLVEAETSYNVLLGRPCLNAFGAIVSTPHLTMKYPADDGTVWVVRVDQKVARECYVAGLKVKPPGHRPVETRSEVAMAELDPREDTDDRVEPMGEVQTFPLEGDDRATMVGKELQQGELQQLGCLLVKNRDFFAWTASDMPGIHPDIISHKLSIFREGRPVSQKKRRLGVEKRRAANEEVGKLIEAGFIREVKYTTWLTNVVMVKKSSGKWRMCTDFTDLNKACPKDTYPLPNIDALVDGVSGYEVMSFLDAYSGYNQIPMYRPDSEKTAFITERGTYCYEVMPFGLKNAGATYQRLMDKVFQQQIGKCMEVYVDDMVVRSRSVEEHRKDLAEVLGQVRRFEMCLNPVKCTFGVRAGKFLGFMLTSRGIEANPDKCMAVLEMRSPRTVKEVQRLVGRLTSLSRFIPHLAERIKSILKAMKKAAKECWDERSEEAFGQVKAILTQPPAMGRPEMGHDL; via the exons ATGGCAGTAAAGCGAGGGGCAGAAATGCAGAGAGATCAGCAGTATGTCCATCACACTCCCTTAAGCGCTTCAAGGGTGAGGGTGTTGGAGGAGGCTTTGAGGGCCAATCTGCTATCGGTTGCACGGTCCCCCACTCCACGAGGGGTTGATGAAAGCAAGCATTGCCGATATCATCAGAACATGGGGCATTCCACCGAGGATTGTGTCACACTTAAGGATAAGCTGAAGAGCTTGGTGCAGGCTGGGCATCTGAGAGAATTTGTTCAGAGAATGAATTCTCGTCCTAGTGGACGTCAGGGGGGTCAAGGAAATCGTCAACCGGCCGTGCGGAGAGAGCCGTTGACTACCGAACGAcaggaggatgatgagagtAGGGAGAGGCCCCTGAGAGGGGTTATTAACACTATTTCGGGAGGTTTTGCGGGAGGAGGACCGTCCTCGGCCGCACGGAAGAGGAATTTGAGGAACTTCCACAGCGTTAATGGGGTAGGAGTGGCACGAAGAACTATGCCCACCATAAT TGTTAGTCGACCAGGGAGTTCGGCTAATATTTTATACTGGAAAACATTTCAGCAGATGGATATACCGGACGGGTCGATAATGCCGTTCAGTGAACAGATTTTGGGGTTCGCAGGGGAGCGGGTAGACACAAGGGGGTATGTGGATTTGAAGGTATGCTTGGGAACGGACGTCGGGGCTAAGGAGCTAAAGGTACGATTCCTGTTGGTGGAAGCTGAAACTTCGTACAATGTGTTGTTGGGACGACCTTGCTTGAATGCGTTCGGGGCAATAGTATCTACTCCTCATCTGACGATGAAGTACCCTGCGGATGACGGGACAGTTTGGGTTGTGAGAGTTGATCAAAAGGTGGCCAGGGAGTGCTATGTGGCAGGTCTGAAGGTAAAACCGCCTGGCCACCGACCGGTCGAGACACGATCTGAGGTAGCTATGGCTGAACTGGATCCCAGAGAGGATACGGATGATCGGGTAGAGCCGATGGGGGAAGTTCAGACTTTTCCACTTGAAGGGGATGACCGGGCAACAATGGTAGGCAAGGAGCTGCAACAAGGTGAGCTACAGCAATTGGGATGTTTGCTTGTTAAAAACAGAGATTTTTTCGCATGGACAGCATCAGATATGCCAGGAATTCACCCTGACATTATTTCCCATAAGTTGTCCATATTCCGGGAAGGCCGACCGGTATCCCAGAAGAAAAGACGGTTAGGTGTGGAGAAAAGGAGGGCGGCGAATGAAGAAgtaggaaaattaattgaaGCTGGATTTATAAGAGAAGTAAAGTACACAACTTGGTTGACTAACGTTGTTATGGTAAAGAAGTCTAGTGGCAAATGGAGGATGTGTACGGACTTTACAGATTTGAATAAAGCTTGCCCGAAGGATACTTACCCATTACCGAACATTGACGCACTCGTGGACGGGGTTTCCGGTTATGAGGTGATGAGTTTTTTAGACGCATATTCGGGATACAACCAAATACCCATGTACCGTCCGGATAGCGAGAAGACTGCTTTCATCACCGAGCGGGGAACTTATTGTTATGAGGTGATGCCCTTTGGCTTGAAGAACGCGGGGGCTACTTATCAGAGGCTCATGGACAAGGTTTTCCAGCAGCAAATCGGGAAGTGTATGGAagtttatgtggatgatatggtgGTGAGGAGCCGGTCGGTGGAGGAACACCGAAAAGACTTGGCGGAGGTTCTGGGGCAGGTCAGGAGGTTCGAAATGTGTCTCAATCCTGTTAAGTGCACTTTTGGGGTACGGGCCGGgaagtttttagggtttatgttGACATCACGGGGCATTGAGGCTAACCCTGATAAGTGCATGGCAGTCTTGGAGATGAGAAGCCCCCGAACGGTGAAGGAAGTCCAGAGGTTGGTTGGGCGTTTAACCTCGTTATCTCGGTTTATCCCACACTTAGCCGAACGCATAAAGTCGATATTGAAAGCAATGAAGAAGGCAGCTAAGGAGTGTTGGGATGAGCGGAGTGAAGAAGCCTTTGGGCAAGTAAAGGCGATTCTCACGCAACCACCGGCGATGGGCCGACCGGAGATGGGCCATGACTT